A segment of the Panicum hallii strain FIL2 chromosome 1, PHallii_v3.1, whole genome shotgun sequence genome:
GCTTTGCTTCCATTTGTGTGGACTATGCTACAGATGTACTTTTCAGTAAATTGAAGATTGAGATCAGTGCATTCAAAAGATTGCCACTAAATGGAAATATAAAGAGAAACAAGCCTATTTCAATAATTTGGCCCTTGAAAAAAGGGTAAACTTACATTAAAAATACCGAAGCAACATCTTAGACTGATCCTGGTAGATCAATAATTACCTACTTGGCTATTTCAGACAAGTCTAAAAGCAGATGCAAACATCAAGATGGAAAATAACCTTGTTCCTAACAATCAAGGATAAAATGGCAGGGGTGCGCTGCCAGGTGTCTCATCCATGAACCATCCATTAAAAATTCGAATGTCTAGATTAGCTGCTCCTGCTACCCTGCTATGTTGATAAGCTACCTTAACAACTCATTGATGTCCTAGATTAAAAGAATATAGAAAAAGTACTTTCTAGAGTGAATTGCTGTATACAACACCCAATGATTTTTGAAGGCCACTTTTGATTCCAAGTGCTGACTACTATGGCATGGCACCATTATGACACAAGGCAGAAGATCAGAATCCCTCTTAGGTCCGAATTGGTAACCAAGATTTTCAGTATTCCAGTCATATTGATAATAGCTTGTTTCCAAAAACAAATTTGCAGTGATTGAGCTTAGTACTGACTAGAAGGCATGATGTACATGATGTACGCAAAGATTGTACTGACTTCAAGTGATTTGACTGCTGCAACACATTATAGCATCCAATGTGATGTTACATTTTAGCCATCCCACTTGGTTTATTCTAAGTGCCAAAACTTCGTGATTTTTAGGGCACAAAACTTGGATGCGTCCAGGCTTTACCCAACAGTGAGAGGAGAAACAATGGAATAGCAAAGAGTACTCACCACGGTCCAGAAAGTCCATTCATGGAAAAAACCGTATTTCCTGATGGCTTCTCCATCTGGTGATCGATAGGTACTTGCTAACATGCACATGCTTCCAATAAATGACATCTCTATAGTCATCATATAAGACGTATGCTTTTTAACCTGCACTACTATTGAATATGTTAGCAGTGACCATAAGTTGTATCCTGGAAAGTAAATATGGTAAGTAAGTTCAACCTGGGATGCCCACTGACACAGTGAAGAGGCCAACCCAGACAGCATAGATGCGACTGTAACAGGAATGATCCCATAGAGCAAGACGTAATCAGAGCTACCACCCTTTGAACCTTTGCTGCTACTCTCCCCAACACTTAGAAGAACAGCAGCACTAATTAAGAGGGTTAATGCTAAAATTTGCTTTGATGATTGCTTTTGCCTGCAAAATTTGCAAAAGGTAATCAAACACATGATTGCCAGCTTTACTTCAGATAATTGTCCAATCAGAGTTAACCACATCATATGGTCGGCAAAGCACAAAAATGTACACAAAACAAGGTCCAAATGTCATGTAGTAAGTAATGTAGACCATCAAATTGACTGGTCCCCTGGTGTACTAATTCTATCTGAACTGGAATTCAGGACAAAGCTCCATGCTAGGATTTCATTCTCCATATCCACCAACCAAGACTAGTACTCCAAATCCTTGAGGTAATTTACAGCTAAAGGAAAGTGGGTACATGAACTGAGATGTTTTTTCCCTTCATTTTCAGATGGCTCCTATGTTACTTAAATTGAGCTAGGAAAGCATGTTTTATCTGGTAAAATTATTAGCTTCGTGACTGATTCAAAATATTATATAGTGGTCATGTAGGCTTCCAGATCATCAAACAATGTTCCACTTTAACTCTAATGCGACAGAAAAGTTTTAGGAGTCTATTTTTCCATTGTTTTGGTCTCAACACACACAGTAGTTATTTTTTCACGAGATCTTCATTCTAGATATTTTCAAGGTACTAAAATGTAAATAGGATGTGTTACCAGGACATACCCCAAAATAAGATAAGTGAAAAATGCCGTCCATAAAAGCTTGGTCTGGTTAAGGATTGAAAAGGTCAAGGAATCCAAATTCTTGTATGATATTTGCAACAGACTATTCTGCAATGCATATATGGCAGCAGGCAGTCCAGACGCGGTCAGTGATCCAGCGAGAGTCCAGTTTCTGAACTGTTTTTTCAGACTACCCTCTGCAATCAATAAAACGATTGCGCAAATAACCTACACAGATGCAAAGAAAATCAGAAGCGCCCAAAAGAAGAACATGTCATACTGATCATAACAAAATCTAGTACCAGACCTTTGCTGCTTCAGTGGCAAGAACAAGTGAGGTCACTATAGTATCTTGGCTGCAGCAATAGACGGAAAGGGGTTTAGCACAGTCAAATAGTACTTGGTCTAAATTATTTCATGACAGAAATAGCTGTAGAAAGAATGCAAGCTCATAAATAACAGAAAACCTTACATCCCAAAAATCGTCAATGTGCGTTGCTGAAAAATTGGCTTTTAACTCATGCATTTTTCATGGGACatcatttcaaaaaaaaaaatcatgggACAGTTAAGTTATTATCAAAAAATGGGTGTTATGTTATGTCCCCATCGGATTCAATACGCATGATTACATAAACCCACCTATCTGTTTGTCCTGCTTGATCTAGAACAAGCAAATTTGTTACCTATGTATTTTACTTAACTAATATTAAGTCCCAATTGACGAGGGCAGGATAAGAGCCTAACCAGAATAAGCAGCACTCTAATATAACCAAATGGATCGCCAATGTCCCAGGAACGGCTAGAAAGGCCACTGCATAGGTTCCTACGTTTCCACAACGTGGATGTTTACCAACTTGGAACGCTTCCCCCCAGATCACGAAATTGTGACAAAGGGGCGACTAGTATGTGAATTCACTTGTTGCACTACTCCACAATTGTACGTCTTACTGGAAGCGAACCGACCCCCCAAAACTGCCACCGCAAGGTAGAGAGATTTTACTATCTCCAGCAAAATTTCCGTGCCTTCCCGTCCAAATCGAGTCGCCCTAGCCGGCGCAGCAAGGGAATGAGTTGCGGGGTGGGTGGGTGAGTGGGCGCTTGCTTACCGGACGAAGCGCTTGGATATGAGGGGCTGGGCGCCGTACTGCAGGGTGAGGAGCGTGAGGTAGAGCGCCACCCTGCgccggctcgccgccgccgccgccggggtggACGAGGAGCCCATTCGGCCTCCGCTGCGCTCGCTCGCTTCCGATCCAAGGCACCAAAATGCGCCAGGTGGCCGGCGCTCCGCACCTGCTCTGTCCTTTCCTTACCGGGCCCGGTTTAGTCGTCTCtcccttgtttttttttttggttttggTTTTTGATTAGATTCGATTCGATTCGGAAGCACGCGCAGGGAGGGTTCAGGGTTCCACTCTTGCACGAGAGGACGAGGACGACTTGACGAGCACGCGGGCCCACCGACCAAGTCGTGGTTCGCGTGCGCGAGTAGATTATTTGAAGCTCAGATTTGAAATTCGGATGGAATTCGTGAACATGTCGGTTTTGGATGCAGAGAAGCACTTCGCTGATAAAGAAAATGCAGAGAACAGTATAGTGATTCTCATGAGGTTTCACACAGCAGGGACTGGTGATTTCCTGCTGCAGCAACAACAGAGAGCTGGTGCATGAAATGAGGATGGTGAAAGTGTCAAGAGCAGCGACTGAGCAATCTGATGTCCATTCAGAACAAATACTGTGCCAAATTAAAACCCGGAAAATAAAATCAAATGAGCTATCTACGGGTTGATCCTTTGTAACAACTTCAATCTAAACTTCAAAGTCCAAACTAGCATCTTCTTTTTTGCCCATGctctcagaaaaaaaaaatcccttTTGTACACCAATGAACATCAGCTTCCCACTCTTATCAATTTAAAGATTGTCCATCATATGTACACTAAACCACCCAAGATCCCATGCCTAAGGTCACATGCCACCCTCTGGAGAGTCGGCCTTCCCGTTGCAATTCCCACCAACACGCTCGTAGAACAGGATGTAGCCATGATCCGTGTTGCCAGAATATTCA
Coding sequences within it:
- the LOC112892893 gene encoding CMP-sialic acid transporter 5 isoform X2 codes for the protein MGSSSTPAAAAASRRRVALYLTLLTLQYGAQPLISKRFVRQDTIVTSLVLATEAAKVICAIVLLIAEGSLKKQFRNWTLAGSLTASGLPAAIYALQNSLLQISYKNLDSLTFSILNQTKLLWTAFFTYLILGQKQSSKQILALTLLISAAVLLSVGESSSKGSKGGSSDYVLLYGIIPVTVASMLSGLASSLCQWASQVKKHTSYMMTIEMSFIGSMCMLASTYRSPDGEAIRKYGFFHEWTFWTVVPVLMNAVGGILVGLVTTYAGFCYSISSPCNCTATIYI
- the LOC112892893 gene encoding CMP-sialic acid transporter 5 isoform X1: MGSSSTPAAAAASRRRVALYLTLLTLQYGAQPLISKRFVRQDTIVTSLVLATEAAKVICAIVLLIAEGSLKKQFRNWTLAGSLTASGLPAAIYALQNSLLQISYKNLDSLTFSILNQTKLLWTAFFTYLILGQKQSSKQILALTLLISAAVLLSVGESSSKGSKGGSSDYVLLYGIIPVTVASMLSGLASSLCQWASQVKKHTSYMMTIEMSFIGSMCMLASTYRSPDGEAIRKYGFFHEWTFWTVVPVLMNAVGGILVGLVTTYAGGVRKGFVIVSALLVTALLQFIFDGKPPSHYCLMALPLVMTSIFIYQKYPYADRKKKD